From Halosolutus amylolyticus, a single genomic window includes:
- a CDS encoding DUF7111 family protein, which yields MSDDQTAEANGIRATYEETATERLLEFRSTDESTRASGTAAIAQNVEGYAMLKVRPTADGDELERYYGFDMALDHAGELLGVSPHDLPVPPAAEDMGM from the coding sequence ATGAGCGACGACCAGACCGCTGAGGCGAACGGGATCCGGGCGACCTACGAGGAGACGGCGACGGAGCGGCTCCTCGAGTTCCGATCGACCGACGAGTCGACGCGTGCCAGCGGGACCGCCGCGATCGCCCAGAACGTCGAGGGCTACGCGATGCTGAAGGTTCGCCCGACCGCGGACGGCGACGAACTCGAGCGCTACTACGGGTTCGACATGGCGCTCGATCATGCCGGCGAGTTGCTGGGAGTCTCGCCGCACGACCTCCCGGTGCCGCCGGCCGCCGAAGATATGGGGATGTGA
- a CDS encoding DUF3267 domain-containing protein: MTATESDAAPEPRPIATFRPTRSIAARTIAVSVVAFFGFAYAFGRLRGAIRGEPFEPVVVPAVAPSAVLDRLVVALALVALVVVLHELLHGLFMARYGGTPSFGVGVSTFLLPYAYAATGGTSYTRNQLLVALLAPFVCITAAGIAAMAILSSTLLVVVLAANAAGSVGDLRMAAALARYPATVRVAELPRADAQGIAIYGAPDAAGDRGPRWDALASIVTGTVGTLVLGTATLGALVFHALAVGTGDVVVGGDGWVLFRHELRPDGTARLELGARLLLAVAIAGGLAWAAIDRVRRFLV, encoded by the coding sequence GTGACAGCGACGGAGTCCGACGCGGCACCGGAGCCGCGGCCGATCGCGACCTTTCGCCCCACGCGGTCGATCGCAGCCCGGACGATCGCCGTCTCGGTGGTCGCGTTCTTCGGCTTCGCGTACGCGTTCGGCCGGCTTCGCGGGGCGATCCGCGGCGAGCCGTTCGAACCGGTCGTGGTCCCCGCGGTCGCGCCCTCGGCGGTCCTCGATCGGCTCGTCGTCGCGCTCGCCCTGGTTGCGCTCGTCGTCGTCCTGCACGAACTCCTCCACGGCCTGTTCATGGCCCGGTACGGTGGGACGCCCTCCTTCGGGGTCGGGGTCTCGACGTTCCTCCTGCCGTACGCCTACGCCGCGACGGGCGGGACGAGCTACACGCGAAACCAGCTGCTCGTCGCCCTGCTCGCCCCGTTCGTCTGCATCACGGCCGCCGGGATCGCCGCGATGGCGATCCTCTCGTCCACGCTCCTCGTCGTCGTCCTCGCGGCGAACGCCGCCGGATCGGTGGGCGACCTCCGCATGGCCGCCGCGCTGGCCCGGTATCCGGCGACCGTCCGGGTTGCCGAACTTCCCCGCGCCGACGCACAGGGGATCGCCATCTACGGCGCTCCCGACGCGGCCGGCGATCGCGGCCCCCGCTGGGACGCGCTCGCGTCGATCGTTACTGGGACCGTCGGCACCCTCGTCCTGGGTACGGCGACGCTGGGCGCGCTGGTCTTTCACGCCCTCGCCGTCGGCACCGGGGACGTGGTCGTCGGCGGCGACGGCTGGGTGCTCTTCCGCCACGAACTGCGGCCGGACGGCACCGCCCGCCTCGAACTCGGGGCCCGACTCCTGCTCGCCGTGGCGATCGCCGGGGGTCTCGCGTGGGCGGCGATCGATCGGGTACGTCGGTTCCTCGTCTGA